ATACGCTCATAAGATCCCCTTCATGGTGAAGATCAACCATAACGAACTGGTCACCTATCCCAACACCTTCGACCAGATCATGTTCGGCAACATTAAGGAAGCCTGGAATATGGGCGCAGTCGCGGTTGGCGCGACGGTTTACTTCGGCAGCCCGGAAAGTGCCCGCCAACTGGTGGACGTTGCAGAAGCATTTGCCTATGCTCATGAACTGGGTATGGCGACTGTCCTGTGGTGCTACATGCGTAACCCGGAATTCAGCATTGATGGCACTAACTACGAAACTGCCGCCGACCTGACAGGCCAGGCCAATCACCTGGGTGTCACCATCCAGGCCGACATTGTGAAGCAGAAGCTCCCGACCACCAATGGTGGCTTCAAGGCGCTCAACAGTGGCAACAGCAGCTACGGCAAGCTGGATAAGCGCATCTACACCGAACTGACCAGCGAGCATCCCATTGACCTGACACGTTATCAGGTTGCCAATGGTTACATGGGCCGCATCGGTCTGATTAGTTCCGGTGGTGCGAGCGGTGCAAATGACTTCGCTGAAGCCGTTGTGACAGCCGTCATCAACAAGCGCGCAGGCGGTACCGGCCTCATCAGTGGC
The Phototrophicus methaneseepsis DNA segment above includes these coding regions:
- a CDS encoding class I fructose-bisphosphate aldolase: MAVATAPSTTFSQIQEYLGDKAEYLLDHTSSTISKDSLYLPGPEFVSEVYTQTDRSPQVLRSISQMFNHGRLAGTGYLSILPVDQGIEHSAGASFAPNPVYFDPAKIVELAIEGGCNAVTSTFGVLGAVARKYAHKIPFMVKINHNELVTYPNTFDQIMFGNIKEAWNMGAVAVGATVYFGSPESARQLVDVAEAFAYAHELGMATVLWCYMRNPEFSIDGTNYETAADLTGQANHLGVTIQADIVKQKLPTTNGGFKALNSGNSSYGKLDKRIYTELTSEHPIDLTRYQVANGYMGRIGLISSGGASGANDFAEAVVTAVINKRAGGTGLISGRKAFQRPMAEGAQLLNLIQDVYLCEDVTIA